One stretch of Oncorhynchus masou masou isolate Uvic2021 chromosome 9, UVic_Omas_1.1, whole genome shotgun sequence DNA includes these proteins:
- the LOC135545811 gene encoding BCL-6 corepressor-like protein 1 isoform X3 produces MTGIWAWSGVCSISLPSDSLKNNSLSNLSAGYLDCSNATKHLERRNHWSHWTDEIIASYTEEDLAADLRSTTPKKCCVKETHMQVDPTPMNVGDGGTVSREIGAPIKVSASMVGNPPQTLPPELRGDVPISQSNKTTTATDCKTQINVCSDPSNFNHCPVVHPPQEHNNAPTSGPPLISSDKRADKKRSEVPKPKADGAGVVPTHQWPCGTKNSPEDLVNPSHSSVMSNKKPHTQTQPVIGLQAGFQCSTLFKPGQHVAFLPSTNFSSPLCKITLPPALGQIAALREATGSQFQKGSQPQSTAAGVAPLLRTYPYHFSVGRSPALEKKTPTATHKLKCKSTSSSKSSTAGGEQKSSIASVVASPTITLPALGSAPPTRFTLSPTAAICCGPSLASITTQGRLLNHVEKGPSHRSADKTSVGFLKLKASSAAKDHAVTCPTEARDVPLDLSAKSKRPKAVKDPPNTVATTEHLHNEACQKGALHPKRPYPILPDTHRNGAYQKQSSRPLNHQGLEPKSSWVKGCSQGPINNLPGTYVGVASPILASTLRSKDGKGSFEDEFQTFARQETISIIDQGEHLATRGKKALFMTKSNQHVHGIKHPNSTSPAVTESCPFKGAFSTALPGSTNSHSYQKSASVKAAIPYSLTVVKPLWQQPPLLPYQGASVQRKISQGTPKVKGATGSEGPKFQSAHQSLSRMSPLSNLESIVKQKALENTALTGEGYCHLSPMASRKAVVSSHTVGQDTLFRQTAAFGCPPIRSVENKETLSSKGYSTQVMNKLEKTGVSECREKSSEKHVKLGEQAGGKEIQVFGSSGSANRNRMDSKLAQELEGGTVKEENMAPAGLDPRAKLEGIALSILTGQCAGLAEVEKKTNGTKEESPTKPKAAFTKQKKSPSPRKPEKEKSSLDPSKKVVVPVKKKPGQETTPVKKEPRPKKKKPCAPVLEHSLSLAEPSPHREEGENTSREKSSPTDNKQSAHNKPGFEVGFTGNASSPLPSPQCSETPVSFSSPGRPNKEPACSESSTPRLRRGRRRGDEAWLDDWGFAPPPPPNLPHSPTAPPLQPARRPRGRPRTNPLPEKAAQGKARPAPSTEGDALKHKKRSRCRNRKYQNGEYITGKDRDGDGEGEERSVTTRQGTQSESDLTAAMYPRLSATLTCRGTSPEPDPRRPSFTRSGSVRRPERETSPEPSDKPSGKRKFKSKHLSDTDEPKKQLKTKRCSLGKRPASVATDDDSPDAKKPAGLQATPKCSSSPPASKKGTSGRGGVLESPPSRPVPPEVRRLIVNKNAGETLLQRAARLGYLDVVLYCLEKDVREVNRRDNAGYTALHEACSRGWSHIVQVLLKHGADVNCSAQDGTRPIHDAVASDNLPELWMLLNHGADPTLATYSGQTAVKLAQSPSMKTFLKEYFTDLEGRSDQDPSLPWDFYSSSVFENGQEACWDFLLSQRVEEEDEGRKERDSDRDCLMFEFSSEPLLPCYHVQVSLTQGFCNWFLLTDVLKRLKMSSRIFRARYPHLEVVSLAQTEMCRQVSVSQVSTASAQPQEEGEGPVELVRCVPELQGLLGSSIHILQEDEDEEEGDRMDTATPCSR; encoded by the exons CATAGCATCCTATACAGAGGAAGACCTTGCTGCAGACCTGAGGTCAACTACACCTAAGAAATGTTGTGTTAAGGAAACGCATATGCAG GTGGATCCCACTCCAATGAATGTAGGGGATGGAGGCACGGTGAGCCGAGAGATCGGTGCTCCCATTAAAGTGTCTGCGAGCATGGTGGGGAATCCCCCTCAGACGCTGCCCCCTGAGCTCAGAGGAGATGTGCCCATCAGTCAGTCAAATAAGACCACCACAGCAACAGACTGTAAAACGCAGATCAACGTCTGTTCAGACCCTAGCAACTTCAACCATTGCCCAGTTGTCCATCCCCCGCAAGAACACAACAATGCTCCAACGTCAGGCCCTCCCCTCATTAGCTCTGACAAGAGAGCCGACAAGAAGAGATCAGAGGTCCCTAAACCCAAGGCTGATGGTGCTGGGGTCGTTCCCACACATCAGTGGCCGTGTGGTACAAAGAACAGCCCTGAGGACCTAGTTAACCCAAGTCACAGCAGTGTGATGTCCAATAAGAAACCACATACTCAGACCCAGCCAGTGATTGGTCTTCAAGCTGGTTTTCAGTGCTCAACACTATTTAAACCAGGCCAGCATGTTGCTTTTCTTCCCTCCACTAACTTTTCATCCCCACTCTGCAAAATCACTCTTCCACCCGCTTTGGGTCAGATCGCAGCATTGCGAGAAGCCACAGGCAGCCAGTTTCAGAAGGGGAGTCAACCACAAAGCACAGCTGCTGGCGTGGCACCACTGCTGCGGACCTATCCATATCACTTCTCAGTGGGTCGAAGTCCAGCGCTTGAAAAGAAAACACCCACCGCAACACACAAACTCAAATGTAAGTCGACGTCCAGTAGCAAGAGCTCCACAGCTGGAGGGGAGCAGAAATCCTCCATCGCCTCAGTGGTGGCTTCTCCCACTATCACTCTCCCAGCATTAGGCTCTGCCCCACCAACCCGCTTCACATTGTCTCCCACCGCTGCCATCTGCTGTGGCCCTTCACTGGCCAGCATCACCACTCAGGGCAGGCTGCTGAACCATGTGGAGAAAGGCCCTTCGCACCGCAGTGCAGACAAGACATCTGTAGGCTTTCTAAAACTGAAGGCTTCGTCTGCTGCTAAGGACCATGCGGTCACTTGCCCGACTGAAGCAAGGGACGTGCCCCTCGACCTGTCCGCCAAGTCGAAGAGGCCAAAAGCGGTCAAAGACCCTCCAAACACAGTTGCCACCACAGAGCATCTCCATAACGAGGCATGTCAGAAAGGTGCCCTCCATCCAAAGAGGCCATACCCAATCCTACCCGACACCCACAGAAATGGGGCTTATCAGAAGCAGAGCAGCAGGCCCCTAAATCACCAGGGTTTGGAACCCAAATCATCCTGGGTCAAAGGTTGCTCTCAAGGCCCTATTAATAACCTCCCAGGAACCTATGTAGGTGTGGCCAGCCCCATACTTGCTTCCACCCTACGTAGCAAAGATGGGAAGGGGTCCTTTGAGGACGAGTTCCAGACTTTCGCTAGACAAGAGACTATCTCTATCATTGACCAAGGGGAACACCTGGCCACAAGGGGAAAGAAGGCATTGTTCATGACGAAGAGCAACCAGCACGTTCATGGTATCAAGCACCCTAACAGTACcagcccagctgtaacagaaaGCTGTCCCTTTAAGGGGGCTTTTTCCACAGCTCTGCCCGGCTCTACCAACTCACACTCTTATCAGAAATCTGCAAGTGTCAAAGCAGCAATCCCATACTCCCTCACTGTCGTCAAGCCATTATGGCAGCAACCACCACTTCTTCCTTACCAAGGTGCTTCTGTTCAGAGAAAGATCAGTCAAGGGACTCCCAAAGTCAAGGGGGCCACAGGTTCAGAAGGTCCCAAATTTCAGAGTGCCCATCAAAGCCTGTCCAGAATGTCCCCGCTGTCCAACCTTGAGTCCATAGTGAAGCAAAAAGCTCTAGAGAACACTGCATTGACTGGCGAGGGATACTGCCATCTATCGCCTATGGCATCCAGAAAGGCTGTGGTGAGCTCCCACACAGTGGGCCAGGACACATTGTTCCGTCAGACTGCTGCCTTTGGATGTCCACCTATCAGATCCGTGGAGAACAAAGAGACACTTTCCTCTAAAGGGTATTCCACGCAAGTTATGAACAAACTTGAGAAAACGGGTGTCTCTGAGTGCAGAGAAAAGAGCTCTGAGAAACATGTTAAACTGGGGGAGCAGGCAGGTGGAAAAGAGATACAGGTCTTTGGAAGTAGTGGTTCAGCTAACAGAAACAGGATGGACAGCAAATTAGCCCAGGAGTTGGAGGGAGGAACGGTGAAGGAGGAGAATATGGCCCCTGCTGGTCTCGATCCCCGTGCTAAATTGGAGGGGATTGCCCTATCCATCCTCACTGGCCAGTGTGCAGGGTTAGCCGAGGTGGAGAAGAAGACCAATGGAACTAAAGAGGAGTCTCCCACCAAACCAAAAGCTGCCTTCACCAAACAGAAGAAGTCCCCTAGTCCAAGGAAGCCGGAAAAGGAGAAGTCATCACTGGACCCTTCAAAGAAGGTTGTAGTGCCAGTGAAGAAAAAGCCAGGCCAAGAGACCACTCCAGTTAAGAAAGAACCACGTCCCAAAAAG AAGAAGCCATGTGCACCTGTACTGGAGCACAGTCTGTCGCTGGCTGAACCATCCccacacagggaggagggagagaacacTAGCAGGGAGAAGAGCAGCCCCACTGATAACAAGCAGAGTGCTCACAACAAACCAG GTTTTGAAGTAGGTTTCACAGGTAATGCGagcagtcctctccccagtccccagtgcTCTGAGACCCCAGTCTCCTTCAGCAGCCCTGGAAGACCCAATAAGGAGCCAGCGTGCTCAGAGAGCTCCACCCCCAGGCTGAGGAGGGGCCGACGGAGGGGTGATGAGGCTTGGCTGGACGACTGGGGCTttgctcctccacctcccccaaaTCTCCCCCACTCCCCTACAGCCCCTCCTCTCCAGCCTGCCCGCCGGCCCAGGGGCAGACCGCGCACCAACCCCCTGCCTGAGAAGGCAGCCCAGGGCAAGGCCAGACCCGCCCCCAGCACTGAGGGAGACGCCCTCAAACACAAGAAACGGTCCCGCTGCCGGAACAGGAAATACCAGAATGGGGAGTACATCACGGGgaaagacagggatggagacggagagggggaggagagatctGTCACCACCAGGCAGGGCACTCAATCTGAATCAG ATTTGACGGCTGCCATGTACCCACGCCTCAGTGCCACTCTGACCTGCCGTGGCACCAGCCCAGAGCCTGATCCCAGGAGGCCCTCGTTCAcccgctctgggtcggtgcggcgCCCGGAGAGAGAGACCTCCCCAGAGCCCAGCGACAAACCCTCTGGGAAGAGGAAGTTCAAGAGCAAGCACTTGAGTGACACAGATGAGCCCAAGAAG caGCTCAAGACCAAACGTTGCAGCTTGGGAAAGCGCCCTGCCTCTGTGGCAACGGATGATGACAGCCCCGACGCTAAGAAACCAGCAGGCCTCCAGGCTACCCCTAAGTGCTCGTCCTCCCCTCCAGCCAGTAAGAAGGGGAcctcagggaggggaggggtactAGAGTCTCCCCCTAGCAGACCTGTTCCTCCAGAGGTTCGCCGGCTCATTGTCAACAAGAACGCCGGGGAGACTCTGCTACAAAGAGCTGCCCGATTGGGCTACCTG GACGTGGTGCTCTACTGTCTGGAAAAAGATGTGCGGGAGGTCAATCGGCGTGACAACGCAGGTTACACGGCTCTCCACGAGGCGTGCTCTCGAGGCTGGAGCCACATCGTCCAGGTGCTGCTGAAACACGGGGCCGACGTCAATTGCAGCGCCCAGGACGGAACACG GCCCATCCATGACGCAGTAGCCAGTGATAACCTACCTGAGCTGTGGATGCTGCTGAACCACGGGGCTGATCCCACCCTGGCTACCTACTCCGGACAGACGGCGGTCAAACTGGCCCAGAGCCCCAGCATGAAGACCTTCCTCAAAG AATACTTCACAGACCTGGAGGGGAGAAGTGACCAGGACCCCAGTCTGCCATGGGACTTCTACAGCAGCTCCGTGTTTG AGAATGGCCAGGAGGCATGCTGGGACTTCCTGCTCTCTCAgcgggtggaggaggaggacgagggaaggaaggagagagattcTGATAGGGACTGTCTCATGTTTGAGTTCTCTTCCGAGCCCCTCTTACCCTGTTACCATGTCCAAGTGTCATTAACCCAGGG CTTTTGCAATTGGTTCCTGTTGACGGACGTCCTGAAGCGGCTGAAGATGTCTTCCCGGATATTCCGGGCGCGGTACCCGCACTTGGAGGTGGTGAGCCTGGCGCAAACAGAGATGTGTAGGCAGGTGTCTGTCAGCCAAGTGAGCACAGCCTCTGCACAGCctcaggaagagggagaggggccaGTGGAGCTGGTCCGCTGTGTCCCGGAGCTCCAGGGACTGCTGGGTTCCTCCATTCACATTCTACAGGAAGACGAGGACgaggaggaaggggacaggaTGGATACAGCCACGCCCTGCAGTCGGTAG
- the LOC135545811 gene encoding BCL-6 corepressor-like protein 1 isoform X4, protein MQVDPTPMNVGDGGTVSREIGAPIKVSASMVGNPPQTLPPELRGDVPISQSNKTTTATDCKTQINVCSDPSNFNHCPVVHPPQEHNNAPTSGPPLISSDKRADKKRSEVPKPKADGAGVVPTHQWPCGTKNSPEDLVNPSHSSVMSNKKPHTQTQPVIGLQAGFQCSTLFKPGQHVAFLPSTNFSSPLCKITLPPALGQIAALREATGSQFQKGSQPQSTAAGVAPLLRTYPYHFSVGRSPALEKKTPTATHKLKCKSTSSSKSSTAGGEQKSSIASVVASPTITLPALGSAPPTRFTLSPTAAICCGPSLASITTQGRLLNHVEKGPSHRSADKTSVGFLKLKASSAAKDHAVTCPTEARDVPLDLSAKSKRPKAVKDPPNTVATTEHLHNEACQKGALHPKRPYPILPDTHRNGAYQKQSSRPLNHQGLEPKSSWVKGCSQGPINNLPGTYVGVASPILASTLRSKDGKGSFEDEFQTFARQETISIIDQGEHLATRGKKALFMTKSNQHVHGIKHPNSTSPAVTESCPFKGAFSTALPGSTNSHSYQKSASVKAAIPYSLTVVKPLWQQPPLLPYQGASVQRKISQGTPKVKGATGSEGPKFQSAHQSLSRMSPLSNLESIVKQKALENTALTGEGYCHLSPMASRKAVVSSHTVGQDTLFRQTAAFGCPPIRSVENKETLSSKGYSTQVMNKLEKTGVSECREKSSEKHVKLGEQAGGKEIQVFGSSGSANRNRMDSKLAQELEGGTVKEENMAPAGLDPRAKLEGIALSILTGQCAGLAEVEKKTNGTKEESPTKPKAAFTKQKKSPSPRKPEKEKSSLDPSKKVVVPVKKKPGQETTPVKKEPRPKKKKPCAPVLEHSLSLAEPSPHREEGENTSREKSSPTDNKQSAHNKPVGFEVGFTGNASSPLPSPQCSETPVSFSSPGRPNKEPACSESSTPRLRRGRRRGDEAWLDDWGFAPPPPPNLPHSPTAPPLQPARRPRGRPRTNPLPEKAAQGKARPAPSTEGDALKHKKRSRCRNRKYQNGEYITGKDRDGDGEGEERSVTTRQGTQSESDLTAAMYPRLSATLTCRGTSPEPDPRRPSFTRSGSVRRPERETSPEPSDKPSGKRKFKSKHLSDTDEPKKQLKTKRCSLGKRPASVATDDDSPDAKKPAGLQATPKCSSSPPASKKGTSGRGGVLESPPSRPVPPEVRRLIVNKNAGETLLQRAARLGYLDVVLYCLEKDVREVNRRDNAGYTALHEACSRGWSHIVQVLLKHGADVNCSAQDGTRPIHDAVASDNLPELWMLLNHGADPTLATYSGQTAVKLAQSPSMKTFLKEYFTDLEGRSDQDPSLPWDFYSSSVFENGQEACWDFLLSQRVEEEDEGRKERDSDRDCLMFEFSSEPLLPCYHVQVSLTQGFCNWFLLTDVLKRLKMSSRIFRARYPHLEVVSLAQTEMCRQVSVSQVSTASAQPQEEGEGPVELVRCVPELQGLLGSSIHILQEDEDEEEGDRMDTATPCSR, encoded by the exons ATGCAG GTGGATCCCACTCCAATGAATGTAGGGGATGGAGGCACGGTGAGCCGAGAGATCGGTGCTCCCATTAAAGTGTCTGCGAGCATGGTGGGGAATCCCCCTCAGACGCTGCCCCCTGAGCTCAGAGGAGATGTGCCCATCAGTCAGTCAAATAAGACCACCACAGCAACAGACTGTAAAACGCAGATCAACGTCTGTTCAGACCCTAGCAACTTCAACCATTGCCCAGTTGTCCATCCCCCGCAAGAACACAACAATGCTCCAACGTCAGGCCCTCCCCTCATTAGCTCTGACAAGAGAGCCGACAAGAAGAGATCAGAGGTCCCTAAACCCAAGGCTGATGGTGCTGGGGTCGTTCCCACACATCAGTGGCCGTGTGGTACAAAGAACAGCCCTGAGGACCTAGTTAACCCAAGTCACAGCAGTGTGATGTCCAATAAGAAACCACATACTCAGACCCAGCCAGTGATTGGTCTTCAAGCTGGTTTTCAGTGCTCAACACTATTTAAACCAGGCCAGCATGTTGCTTTTCTTCCCTCCACTAACTTTTCATCCCCACTCTGCAAAATCACTCTTCCACCCGCTTTGGGTCAGATCGCAGCATTGCGAGAAGCCACAGGCAGCCAGTTTCAGAAGGGGAGTCAACCACAAAGCACAGCTGCTGGCGTGGCACCACTGCTGCGGACCTATCCATATCACTTCTCAGTGGGTCGAAGTCCAGCGCTTGAAAAGAAAACACCCACCGCAACACACAAACTCAAATGTAAGTCGACGTCCAGTAGCAAGAGCTCCACAGCTGGAGGGGAGCAGAAATCCTCCATCGCCTCAGTGGTGGCTTCTCCCACTATCACTCTCCCAGCATTAGGCTCTGCCCCACCAACCCGCTTCACATTGTCTCCCACCGCTGCCATCTGCTGTGGCCCTTCACTGGCCAGCATCACCACTCAGGGCAGGCTGCTGAACCATGTGGAGAAAGGCCCTTCGCACCGCAGTGCAGACAAGACATCTGTAGGCTTTCTAAAACTGAAGGCTTCGTCTGCTGCTAAGGACCATGCGGTCACTTGCCCGACTGAAGCAAGGGACGTGCCCCTCGACCTGTCCGCCAAGTCGAAGAGGCCAAAAGCGGTCAAAGACCCTCCAAACACAGTTGCCACCACAGAGCATCTCCATAACGAGGCATGTCAGAAAGGTGCCCTCCATCCAAAGAGGCCATACCCAATCCTACCCGACACCCACAGAAATGGGGCTTATCAGAAGCAGAGCAGCAGGCCCCTAAATCACCAGGGTTTGGAACCCAAATCATCCTGGGTCAAAGGTTGCTCTCAAGGCCCTATTAATAACCTCCCAGGAACCTATGTAGGTGTGGCCAGCCCCATACTTGCTTCCACCCTACGTAGCAAAGATGGGAAGGGGTCCTTTGAGGACGAGTTCCAGACTTTCGCTAGACAAGAGACTATCTCTATCATTGACCAAGGGGAACACCTGGCCACAAGGGGAAAGAAGGCATTGTTCATGACGAAGAGCAACCAGCACGTTCATGGTATCAAGCACCCTAACAGTACcagcccagctgtaacagaaaGCTGTCCCTTTAAGGGGGCTTTTTCCACAGCTCTGCCCGGCTCTACCAACTCACACTCTTATCAGAAATCTGCAAGTGTCAAAGCAGCAATCCCATACTCCCTCACTGTCGTCAAGCCATTATGGCAGCAACCACCACTTCTTCCTTACCAAGGTGCTTCTGTTCAGAGAAAGATCAGTCAAGGGACTCCCAAAGTCAAGGGGGCCACAGGTTCAGAAGGTCCCAAATTTCAGAGTGCCCATCAAAGCCTGTCCAGAATGTCCCCGCTGTCCAACCTTGAGTCCATAGTGAAGCAAAAAGCTCTAGAGAACACTGCATTGACTGGCGAGGGATACTGCCATCTATCGCCTATGGCATCCAGAAAGGCTGTGGTGAGCTCCCACACAGTGGGCCAGGACACATTGTTCCGTCAGACTGCTGCCTTTGGATGTCCACCTATCAGATCCGTGGAGAACAAAGAGACACTTTCCTCTAAAGGGTATTCCACGCAAGTTATGAACAAACTTGAGAAAACGGGTGTCTCTGAGTGCAGAGAAAAGAGCTCTGAGAAACATGTTAAACTGGGGGAGCAGGCAGGTGGAAAAGAGATACAGGTCTTTGGAAGTAGTGGTTCAGCTAACAGAAACAGGATGGACAGCAAATTAGCCCAGGAGTTGGAGGGAGGAACGGTGAAGGAGGAGAATATGGCCCCTGCTGGTCTCGATCCCCGTGCTAAATTGGAGGGGATTGCCCTATCCATCCTCACTGGCCAGTGTGCAGGGTTAGCCGAGGTGGAGAAGAAGACCAATGGAACTAAAGAGGAGTCTCCCACCAAACCAAAAGCTGCCTTCACCAAACAGAAGAAGTCCCCTAGTCCAAGGAAGCCGGAAAAGGAGAAGTCATCACTGGACCCTTCAAAGAAGGTTGTAGTGCCAGTGAAGAAAAAGCCAGGCCAAGAGACCACTCCAGTTAAGAAAGAACCACGTCCCAAAAAG AAGAAGCCATGTGCACCTGTACTGGAGCACAGTCTGTCGCTGGCTGAACCATCCccacacagggaggagggagagaacacTAGCAGGGAGAAGAGCAGCCCCACTGATAACAAGCAGAGTGCTCACAACAAACCAG TAGGTTTTGAAGTAGGTTTCACAGGTAATGCGagcagtcctctccccagtccccagtgcTCTGAGACCCCAGTCTCCTTCAGCAGCCCTGGAAGACCCAATAAGGAGCCAGCGTGCTCAGAGAGCTCCACCCCCAGGCTGAGGAGGGGCCGACGGAGGGGTGATGAGGCTTGGCTGGACGACTGGGGCTttgctcctccacctcccccaaaTCTCCCCCACTCCCCTACAGCCCCTCCTCTCCAGCCTGCCCGCCGGCCCAGGGGCAGACCGCGCACCAACCCCCTGCCTGAGAAGGCAGCCCAGGGCAAGGCCAGACCCGCCCCCAGCACTGAGGGAGACGCCCTCAAACACAAGAAACGGTCCCGCTGCCGGAACAGGAAATACCAGAATGGGGAGTACATCACGGGgaaagacagggatggagacggagagggggaggagagatctGTCACCACCAGGCAGGGCACTCAATCTGAATCAG ATTTGACGGCTGCCATGTACCCACGCCTCAGTGCCACTCTGACCTGCCGTGGCACCAGCCCAGAGCCTGATCCCAGGAGGCCCTCGTTCAcccgctctgggtcggtgcggcgCCCGGAGAGAGAGACCTCCCCAGAGCCCAGCGACAAACCCTCTGGGAAGAGGAAGTTCAAGAGCAAGCACTTGAGTGACACAGATGAGCCCAAGAAG caGCTCAAGACCAAACGTTGCAGCTTGGGAAAGCGCCCTGCCTCTGTGGCAACGGATGATGACAGCCCCGACGCTAAGAAACCAGCAGGCCTCCAGGCTACCCCTAAGTGCTCGTCCTCCCCTCCAGCCAGTAAGAAGGGGAcctcagggaggggaggggtactAGAGTCTCCCCCTAGCAGACCTGTTCCTCCAGAGGTTCGCCGGCTCATTGTCAACAAGAACGCCGGGGAGACTCTGCTACAAAGAGCTGCCCGATTGGGCTACCTG GACGTGGTGCTCTACTGTCTGGAAAAAGATGTGCGGGAGGTCAATCGGCGTGACAACGCAGGTTACACGGCTCTCCACGAGGCGTGCTCTCGAGGCTGGAGCCACATCGTCCAGGTGCTGCTGAAACACGGGGCCGACGTCAATTGCAGCGCCCAGGACGGAACACG GCCCATCCATGACGCAGTAGCCAGTGATAACCTACCTGAGCTGTGGATGCTGCTGAACCACGGGGCTGATCCCACCCTGGCTACCTACTCCGGACAGACGGCGGTCAAACTGGCCCAGAGCCCCAGCATGAAGACCTTCCTCAAAG AATACTTCACAGACCTGGAGGGGAGAAGTGACCAGGACCCCAGTCTGCCATGGGACTTCTACAGCAGCTCCGTGTTTG AGAATGGCCAGGAGGCATGCTGGGACTTCCTGCTCTCTCAgcgggtggaggaggaggacgagggaaggaaggagagagattcTGATAGGGACTGTCTCATGTTTGAGTTCTCTTCCGAGCCCCTCTTACCCTGTTACCATGTCCAAGTGTCATTAACCCAGGG CTTTTGCAATTGGTTCCTGTTGACGGACGTCCTGAAGCGGCTGAAGATGTCTTCCCGGATATTCCGGGCGCGGTACCCGCACTTGGAGGTGGTGAGCCTGGCGCAAACAGAGATGTGTAGGCAGGTGTCTGTCAGCCAAGTGAGCACAGCCTCTGCACAGCctcaggaagagggagaggggccaGTGGAGCTGGTCCGCTGTGTCCCGGAGCTCCAGGGACTGCTGGGTTCCTCCATTCACATTCTACAGGAAGACGAGGACgaggaggaaggggacaggaTGGATACAGCCACGCCCTGCAGTCGGTAG